The window TTTGGATGTGATGTCTTGAGCTCGGGGTGCCGATGCCATGTTAGTCTCCTGTCTTTGCTTTGTGAGGTGCTTTATCTTTCGCCTTACTGCCGCTCTCATTGCTTGCCTTTATCGTCCTCGTTGGGCGAGACAATACTGCCAGGATCAGGCTTTTGCAGACCAGACACCTTGTCGACTAGATTACCAGTCGGATCTTGTGGGGCAGGAGGAGTACCTGCTGGGCCAGCTTGTGTAGGTCCTGCACCGTGGCTTCCAGGCCAGTTTGGCACGAACCCTCGGCGACGCTTGACCAAGACGAAGGCTCCGACGACGACCAGTGCCACCATAGCTGCGATGCTAGCTGGTAGTAAGAGGGATGGGCGGTTTTCGACAACGGCGAGCTCTTTGAACACAGCCTGCTGCAGTATGACGTCAGCAGCCTGAGCGCCATCCTCTGCGGTCTTGATGGGCTGTCCCTTGACCGTGACTTCTTGTGAGTATTTCTTACCCTCTTGCTCGTACTCTACCGTGTGGTTGCCAGGTGCAACGTCATCAAAGTCAACGCCACCGCTTTCGTCAGTCTTGGCTTCTATAGGGTCAGAGTGCAACACTACCTTCTTATTACGAAGAGGCTTTTCGTACTTGTCTACCAGATACATATGGATCTTGTAGCCCTTTGTCTTAAAGGTCTCTACCGGCATTTCTGTTCTATTGCCTTGCTCGTCTTCGGCTATCACCTGGTAGTAGAACTTTGTACCGGGCAATATGACGCTCTCGTTCAGCATAACCTCGTGCTCGGTACCGAAGCCGGTTAGCTCTGTCTGGGCAACCAGCTGATTCTCTAGACCATATTTTATGAACATGCGGAATTTTGTTTTAGCCTTGGCCAAGAAGAGTGCTTTGGTGAATTCAATGCGGCGCCTCTGTACGTCTAGATCAATAGCGGGCTTGCTACCCGAATTGTTAGCGGTGCCACCGGAAGAGCCACTGCCACCACTACCCGAGTTGCTAGAGCCACCCGAGGAAGAACCGCCTCCGGATGACGAACCACCGCTCGGCGAAGGTGAAGGGGAGGGACTTGGCTTAGGATTAGGGGTGGACGGATTGGGGCTAGGGGTTGGGGAAGGGGAAGGAGCAGGCGCCGGAGAAGTAAGGGTTATAGTCGCGCTGCCATTGCTAGGAGTGGTACCAACGCCCACTAACGCACCGGTGCCAGAGACCTGCAGATTAGTTGTGCCACTGCCAGCAAGGGCCTTGAACGTTACCTGCGTAATAAGAACATCCGTAGAAACTGTTCCTGGGCTAACAAATCGAACCATGCCCACGGTGCCACCGCCGCCCGAGCCTGGTAGTTCGTACGGAAAGCCAGACCCACCTGAATTGGCAGATACAAACTGGAGCTTAGACTGATCGTAAGTCAGAGTAGCATCGATTGTATCTATAGCCGTTCCCGGGTTGACCCGCACACCGACGGTTATATTGTTACCATTCTGAACACTGCCTGCTCCCGTGATACTGAACTGACCCGGCGCCGCAAGGGTATGCTGCAGAAGAAAAGCACCACCAAATAAAGCAGTGAGCCCTCCAACCATAAACATTCTAATTTTTGGAGAGAACGATCGTAACTTTTTCAATTTTTTGATACCCCTTATTGTCTCTCAAAATAGTACTTATGCTAAGAAAAAGCAACCAGTATATTAGAGAAATCTTATAGACGCCTGAGAGCGCAGCCCATGCTTTTCTTTATTAACAGACCAGGATCGTTTATTTCTTTGCCGTAACGTTAACCATCCAGGTAATGCCAAACTTATCTATCAGCATGCCAAACTTGTCACCCCACGGAGCAGCTACAAGTGGTTGCGTTACCGTGCCGCCAGCTGACAGCTTCTGAAAATACTCAGACAACTCGCTATCGTTGGTGCCACTCAGTGACATGCTGATATTTGCACCCGGCTTGTAGTCCATACTTTTAGGTGTATCGGCTGCCATAAATGTTATGCCATTATCTGCGGTCAGGACTGAGTGCATAATATTCTCTTCTTCACTTGGATCATGAGCAGAGTTGAATTCTTTAAAAGTATGCAGCTCTAGCTTGCCGCCAAAAACTGTCTTGTAGAACTCCATAGCTTCACGAGTCTTGTCCCTGAAGCTAAGGTAAGGATTAAGTGTCGATTGCATGGTTTTCTCCTATTAATTGTCTGTCCTCATCATACACCAGCTGCCGTTTACACTTTCGGTTTGAGCCCGTTTTCGCTACACGACTTTAGCATTCTCGCGTCGATTCCATAGTACCCACCGGATGCGCGTCCAGATGTGATATGGGGTGGCGAGAGAATGCTAAAATCGTGTAAGATAGGCACTATGGCTACCTTAAAAGAACTGCGCGACGAACGCTTACGAAAACTAGAAGAGCTAAAAAAGCTCGACATCAACCCATACCCGGCCACCACCTCCAGAACCCACACAGCCCAAGAAGTCGCTGACAAGTTCGAGGAACTGCAGGGACAAACCGTCACGCTCGATGGTCGTCTTATAAATACCCGCAAATTTGGCAAGATCGCTTTCTTTGTACTAAAAGACGCATCCGCAACCATCCAACTCTTCCTCAAGCATGACACCCTAGCAGGTCTAGAGGCGCCAAACAGTCAGCTTGGCTTTGAGCAGATCAATTTGCTAGACCCTGGTGATTTTATCGAGGCCACCGGACCTGTCATAAAGACGCAAACCGGAGAAATATCTATCGACGTGCAGAAGCTTCGGGTGCTAACCAAGTCGCTCCGGCCCATGCCCACAGAGCAAGACGGCTTCACTAATAAAGAAGAACGCCTCCGCCGACGCTACATAGACACAAATGTTAATAAGGACGTTTACGAGCGTTATCTGCGGCGCAGTACCTTTTGGCAAGCAACACGCCACTTCTTATTAGATGAAGGATTTGTAGAAATAAACATTCCCGTGCTAGAACTCACCACCGGTGGGGCAGACGCCACGCCGTTTGTCACCCATATGGACGCCCTAGACCAAGATTTCTACCTGCGTATTAGTCACGAGCTACCACTGAAGCGGCTGCTGGTCGGGGGATACGAAAAAGTATTTGATATCGGCCCACGTTTTCGCAACGAGAACTATAGCGACGAACACCTGCCAGAGCATGTGGCAATGGAATGGTACTGGGCTTATGCCGACTGGGAAAAGGGCATGGAACTAACTGAAAGACTGGTACGTGCTATCGCCGATAAGACCTGGGGCAAGCGTGCATTCAAGCTCGCCAACGGCATGGATCTAGACCTAGGAACCGATGACCAGAAGTGGCCACGTATTAGCTTTGTAGATGTAATCCAAGAGCACTACGGCCTGGACGTCTTCACCTGTACGCTTGACCAAGTCAAAGAACAGCTCAAGAACCATCAGATAGAAGTAGAAAAAACCGAGAACCGCTCTCGTGGCATAGATAAGCTCTGGAAAAAAGTACGCACGACTATTGCCGGACCCGCCTTTTTGGTAGACATACCCACCTTTTTACAACCGCTGGCCAAAACCCAGTCCGGCAAGCCGGAGCTGACCGAGCAGTTCAACTTGCTCCTTGGCGGCAGCGAACTCTGCAAGGCCTATTCAGAGCTGAACGACCCAGTAGATCAGCTCAATCGCTTCAAAGAGCAGCAAGCCCTTCGTGACGCCGGTGATGACGAGGCCATGATGCTCGACGTTGATTATGTAGAAGCGTTGGAGTACGCCATGCCACCAGCCTGCGGCTTTGGATTCTCGGAGCGCTTATTCTGGTACCTAGAAGGCGTAACCGCCCGCGAAGGCGTGGTCTTCCCCCAGCTCAGAAGGGAAGTAGACGAAGTCACCAAAACCATCTATCCCGAACTGTATAAAGACAAAAGTTGAAACCCTCCGACCAGTGATAAGCATTGGCTTCGCCAATGAGTATGTAGTCGGAGGGTAATGGTGTTCTGTCAGCGATCGCAGCTGCAGCGCGTGCTGCGCAGATGGGCGTGGTAGTTGACGAAGCAGTTAACCAAAATCATGGCCCATAGACCTTCGATGTCGTGCGCGAGCGCACAGATCAACCCGATCAGCAGGTAGCCCGCGGCGTAATGCGCCCCGTGCACCAGAGGCAGCATGGCCGAACCCTCTCGGACGCGCATAGCACCCCACGCCACCAGGATGAAGGCCCACAGGCCGCCAGCGTTGTGATCGCCCAAGACGGCCAACAGGATGGCCAGCAGCCCTCCCACGTAGGTCAAAAAGACCGCCTTGGTCATCGCATCGATGGAGCTGAGCCAGCTCGTCGCGTGGTCACTATCGTTTGCTGTGGTCACAATCCCTCCTAGGGATATACGCTGGATACGGTAGAAACCCGTGGACCAACTCGGCCCGAGCACTGATGACATATCAAACTACAAGAACACCTTGCTTAAAACAGAAGTTAGAGACTTATGCTAAGCGTAGATATTATAGAACTTTTTACCATACCCATCCATAAATATGTCTAATAAAGAATTAAACCCTCCGACCTGTCATACAGTATTGGCCGAAGCCGCATGCAGAAAAGTCGGAGGGTATAGGTGTGGTGGTGGGCTAGTCGCTCAGTCCATCGACCAACGCGTCGGCGAGCCAGTTGACCAAGATCATGGCCCACAGCGGCTGAACGCTCTCCACGTAAACGCAGATGACGCCGATGACGGCGTAGCCAGCAGCCATGGCTGCGCCGTAGAGCAGAGGGGAAACCTCGCCCTTACGATCGATCTCCTGAACGCCCCAGGCCACCAGGATGAGGGCCCACAACGCACCTGCGTTGCTGGTCTCGATGGCGGCGACGCCGATGGCGGCCACGCCAGCGACAAGAACCAGCAGCCTCGCAGCCATTGCGCTGTTCGCGGACTGCCGCGGGGTATTGTCAGTGGTGTCCACTACGGACTCCTTCTGATTCGGGGTCAGTCATGCTGACCGTTCCAACAAGAACACCTCACTTGCAGGTAGCTTGTACCAGTATCAAGCAGGGATATAATAGAATTAATTTTCTATATTGGCAATTTAGTTATCTTTTTTGATAAGCTTGTAGGTTTTGTCTAAGTAAATCAGATTTTGTATGAGCTGTTGCAGCACCGCTGCCTCGGCACGGTTCTCTACGGTCAGCTCATCACTAATAGAATCGAGCAAGGTAGCCAAAGTTATAAAATAATCACCAGATCGTACGTGGACGATAAGATCCTCTAGCTCACGAGTGTCGCTACCATCGTGAAGAAGCCAGGTGGGTGCCGAATCATGTGCCAACACCGCCGAAGGGGGATCTAGCGCATAATCAGCCACGGGGCGTCTCTTCCATAATGCTGGCGAATGAATCTTGGTTGATAATAA is drawn from Verrucomicrobiia bacterium and contains these coding sequences:
- a CDS encoding lysine--tRNA ligase, giving the protein MATLKELRDERLRKLEELKKLDINPYPATTSRTHTAQEVADKFEELQGQTVTLDGRLINTRKFGKIAFFVLKDASATIQLFLKHDTLAGLEAPNSQLGFEQINLLDPGDFIEATGPVIKTQTGEISIDVQKLRVLTKSLRPMPTEQDGFTNKEERLRRRYIDTNVNKDVYERYLRRSTFWQATRHFLLDEGFVEINIPVLELTTGGADATPFVTHMDALDQDFYLRISHELPLKRLLVGGYEKVFDIGPRFRNENYSDEHLPEHVAMEWYWAYADWEKGMELTERLVRAIADKTWGKRAFKLANGMDLDLGTDDQKWPRISFVDVIQEHYGLDVFTCTLDQVKEQLKNHQIEVEKTENRSRGIDKLWKKVRTTIAGPAFLVDIPTFLQPLAKTQSGKPELTEQFNLLLGGSELCKAYSELNDPVDQLNRFKEQQALRDAGDDEAMMLDVDYVEALEYAMPPACGFGFSERLFWYLEGVTAREGVVFPQLRREVDEVTKTIYPELYKDKS
- a CDS encoding cohesin domain-containing protein, which encodes MFMVGGLTALFGGAFLLQHTLAAPGQFSITGAGSVQNGNNITVGVRVNPGTAIDTIDATLTYDQSKLQFVSANSGGSGFPYELPGSGGGGTVGMVRFVSPGTVSTDVLITQVTFKALAGSGTTNLQVSGTGALVGVGTTPSNGSATITLTSPAPAPSPSPTPSPNPSTPNPKPSPSPSPSPSGGSSSGGGSSSGGSSNSGSGGSGSSGGTANNSGSKPAIDLDVQRRRIEFTKALFLAKAKTKFRMFIKYGLENQLVAQTELTGFGTEHEVMLNESVILPGTKFYYQVIAEDEQGNRTEMPVETFKTKGYKIHMYLVDKYEKPLRNKKVVLHSDPIEAKTDESGGVDFDDVAPGNHTVEYEQEGKKYSQEVTVKGQPIKTAEDGAQAADVILQQAVFKELAVVENRPSLLLPASIAAMVALVVVGAFVLVKRRRGFVPNWPGSHGAGPTQAGPAGTPPAPQDPTGNLVDKVSGLQKPDPGSIVSPNEDDKGKQ
- a CDS encoding VOC family protein — protein: MQSTLNPYLSFRDKTREAMEFYKTVFGGKLELHTFKEFNSAHDPSEEENIMHSVLTADNGITFMAADTPKSMDYKPGANISMSLSGTNDSELSEYFQKLSAGGTVTQPLVAAPWGDKFGMLIDKFGITWMVNVTAKK